In Cyprinus carpio isolate SPL01 chromosome A1, ASM1834038v1, whole genome shotgun sequence, the following proteins share a genomic window:
- the LOC122145048 gene encoding uncharacterized protein LOC122145048 isoform X1, with translation MAQTTPAQMPNDGALARALIPECTISDECVSQFKEWLRKNSQPLRQIETYMQNTAVYRAKWIRDNNWTIDQILEEFPRLMTKGMVGIGKYEIAQDFLVLYGDAASKLFETWLPIYAEKILYLARQEGKLTLPLDGLTPDGVGELALRQLPALLPPTTYKVGRGRGVKVVRHTIQECSFAFIDHKPPGINMVEYHEAKACKPYPHILTLGNDQSAFQAFVIIAGQALEQETLLQAIDVCFKAFFIFVPIVNMCGNSYRM, from the exons ATGGCACAGACGACACCAGCACAAATGCCAAATGATGGCGCTCTTGCCAGGGCTCTCATACCAG AATGTACCATATCAGATGAATGTGTGTCACAGTTTAAAGAATGGTTGAGAAAAAATTCTCAGCCCCTCCGCCAGATAGAGACCTACATGCAGAACACGGCAGTCTACAGGGCCAAGTGGATTAGGGACAACAATTGGACCATCGATCAGATCCTCGAAGAGTTCCCTCGCTTAATGACCAAAGGCATGGTAGGTATAGGGAAATATGAG ATTGCACAGGACTTTCTTGTCCTATATGGGGATGCTGCATCAAAGTTGTTTGAAACTTGGCTACCCATTTATGCTGAGAAGATCCTGTACCTGGCAAGACAGGAGGGGAAGCTAACATTGCCCCTGGATGGATTAACACCAG ATGGTGTTGGGGAACTCGCCCTGAGACAGTTGCCAGCCTTGCTTCCACCTACAACTTACAAAGTTGGCCGTGGCCGCGGTGTGAAAGTAGTTCGCCACACCATTCAGGAATGCAGCTTTGCCTTCATCGACCATAAGCCT ccTGGAATAAACATGGTGGAGTACCATGAGGCCAAGGCATGCAAGCCATACCCCCACATCCTGACACTGGGAAATGATCAGAGTGCATTTCAGGCCTTCGTCATAATAGCTGGACAGGCCCTGGAACAAGAAACACTGCTTCAGGCCATTGATGTCTGCTTCAAGGCATtcttcatctttgtgcccattgTGAACATGTGTGGGAATTCATACAGAATGTGA
- the LOC122145048 gene encoding uncharacterized protein LOC122145048 isoform X2 encodes MAQTTPAQMPNDGALARALIPECTISDECVSQFKEWLRKNSQPLRQIETYMQNTAVYRAKWIRDNNWTIDQILEEFPRLMTKGMIAQDFLVLYGDAASKLFETWLPIYAEKILYLARQEGKLTLPLDGLTPDGVGELALRQLPALLPPTTYKVGRGRGVKVVRHTIQECSFAFIDHKPPGINMVEYHEAKACKPYPHILTLGNDQSAFQAFVIIAGQALEQETLLQAIDVCFKAFFIFVPIVNMCGNSYRM; translated from the exons ATGGCACAGACGACACCAGCACAAATGCCAAATGATGGCGCTCTTGCCAGGGCTCTCATACCAG AATGTACCATATCAGATGAATGTGTGTCACAGTTTAAAGAATGGTTGAGAAAAAATTCTCAGCCCCTCCGCCAGATAGAGACCTACATGCAGAACACGGCAGTCTACAGGGCCAAGTGGATTAGGGACAACAATTGGACCATCGATCAGATCCTCGAAGAGTTCCCTCGCTTAATGACCAAAGGCATG ATTGCACAGGACTTTCTTGTCCTATATGGGGATGCTGCATCAAAGTTGTTTGAAACTTGGCTACCCATTTATGCTGAGAAGATCCTGTACCTGGCAAGACAGGAGGGGAAGCTAACATTGCCCCTGGATGGATTAACACCAG ATGGTGTTGGGGAACTCGCCCTGAGACAGTTGCCAGCCTTGCTTCCACCTACAACTTACAAAGTTGGCCGTGGCCGCGGTGTGAAAGTAGTTCGCCACACCATTCAGGAATGCAGCTTTGCCTTCATCGACCATAAGCCT ccTGGAATAAACATGGTGGAGTACCATGAGGCCAAGGCATGCAAGCCATACCCCCACATCCTGACACTGGGAAATGATCAGAGTGCATTTCAGGCCTTCGTCATAATAGCTGGACAGGCCCTGGAACAAGAAACACTGCTTCAGGCCATTGATGTCTGCTTCAAGGCATtcttcatctttgtgcccattgTGAACATGTGTGGGAATTCATACAGAATGTGA
- the LOC109086291 gene encoding helix-loop-helix protein 2-like yields the protein MKYLCFRTKSKLKMMLSPEQTDSDLPWSQSDAETMLNDIKVGCITDEPMEGEGKTKSLAPQSLSREERRRRRRATAKYRSAHATRERIRVEAFNVAFAELRKLLPTLPPDKKLSKIEILRLAICYISYLNHVLDV from the coding sequence atgaaatatttgtgttttaggaCTAAGTCGAAACTGAAAATGATGCTGAGTCCAGAACAAACTGATTCAGATCTACCGTGGAGCCAGTCAGACGCTGAAACAATGCTGAACGATATCAAGGTTGGCTGCATCACGGACGAGCCCATGGAGGGAGAGGGCAAGACGAAGTCTCTGGCCCCGCAATCCCTCAGCAGGGAGGAAAGGAGGAGGCGCAGGCGCGCCACAGCGAAATACCGTTCAGCCCACGCCACCCGCGAGAGAATCCGGGTCGAAGCCTTCAATGTTGCCTTTGCCGAACTGAGGAAGCTGTTACCTACACTGCCCCCTGACAAAAAACTGTCCAAAATTGAAATTCTGAGACTAGCTATTTGTTACATTTCTTATCTAAATCATGTGTTGGATGTTTAG